From a region of the Triticum aestivum cultivar Chinese Spring chromosome 7D, IWGSC CS RefSeq v2.1, whole genome shotgun sequence genome:
- the LOC123168911 gene encoding delta(24)-sterol reductase translates to MADLQTPLVRPKRKKVLVDYLVQFRWILVIFVVLPASALIYFNIYLGDMWSAMKSEKKRQKEHEDNVQKVVKRLKQRNPKKDGLVCTARKPWIAVGMRNVDYKRVRHFEVDLSAFRNILEIDPERMVAKVEPLVNMGQISRATCPMNLSLAVVAELDDLTVGGLINGYGIEGSSHIYGLFSDTVVALEIVLADGRVVRATKDNEYSDLFYGVPWSQGTLGFLVSAEIKLIPIKEYMRLTYTPVKGPLKEVAQAYADAVAPRDGDPAKVPDFVEGMVYSATEGVMMTGVYASKEEAKKKGNKINSVGWWFKPWFYQHAQTALKKGEFVEYIPTREYYHRHTRCLYWEGKLILPFGDQFWFRFLFGWLMPPKVSLLKATQGDAIRNYYHDNHVIQDMLVPLYKVGDALEFVHHEMEVYPLWLCPHRLFKLPVKTMIYPEPGFEHQQRQGDTSYAQMFTDVGVYYTPACIFRGEEFDGAESVKRLEQWLIENHSYQPQYAVTELNEKDFWRMFDASHYEHCRHKYGAVGTFMSVYYKSKKGRKSEKEVQEAEAAILEPAYADEA, encoded by the exons ATGGCGGATCTGCAGACGCCGCTGGTGCGACCAAAGAGGAAGAAGGTGCTGGTGGACTACCTGGTGCAGTTCCGATGGATCCTCGTCATCTTCGTGGTGCTTCCGGCCTCGGCGCTCATCTACTTCAACATCTACCTGGGCGACATGTGGTCCGCCATGAAGTCGGAGAAGAAGCGGCAGAAGGAGCACGAGGACAACGTGCAGAAGGTCGTGAAGCGGCTCAAGCAGCGCAACCCCAAGAAGGACGGCCTCGTCTGCACGGCCAGGAagccgtggatcgccgtcggcatgcGCAACGTCGACTACAAGCGTGTCAGGCACTTCGAGGTCGACCTCTCTGCCTTCAGGAACATCCTTGAGATCGACCCCGAGAGGATGGTCGCCAAGGTCGAGCCGCTCGTCAACATGGGCCAGATATCCAGGGCCACCTGCCCCATGAACCTCTCCCTCGCTGTGGTGGCGGAGCTCGATGACCTCACCGTCGGCGGCCTCATCAACGGCTACGGCATCGAGGGGAGCTCTCACATCTACGGGCTCTTCTCCGACACGGTGGTCGCGCTGGAGATCGTCCTGGCTGACGGCCGGGTCGTCCGAGCCACCAAGGACAACGAGTACTCCGACCTCTTCTACGGCGTGCCCTGGTCGCAGGGCACTCTCGGGTTCCTTGTTTCAGCTGAGATCAAGCTCATCCCCATCAAGGAGTACATGAGGCTCACCTACACCCCGGTGAAGGGCCCCCTGAAGGAGGTGGCGCAGGCGTACGCCGACGCCGTCGCGCCGAGGGACGGCGACCCCGCAAAGGTCCCCGACTTCGTGGAAGGGATGGTGTACTCCGCGACGGAGGGCGTGATGATGACCGGCGTGTACGCGTCCAAGGaggaggccaagaagaagggcaacaaGATCAACAGCGTGGGGTGGTGGTTCAAGCCATGGTTCTACCAGCACGCGCAGACGGCGCTGAAGAAGGGCGAGTTCGTGGAGTACATCCCGACGAGGGAGTACTACCACAGGCACACCCGGTGCCTGTACTGGGAGGGGAAGCTCATCCTGCCCTTCGGCGACCAGTTCTGGTTCAGGTTCCTCTTCGGCTGGCTGATGCCGCCCAAGGTGTCCCTGCTCAAGGCCACCCAGGGCGATGCCATCAGGAACTACTACCATGACAACCATGTGATCCAGGACATGCTGGTGCCCCTGTACAAGGTTGGAGACGCCCTCGAGTTCGTCCACCACGAAATGGAG GTGTACCCGTTGTGGCTGTGCCCTCACCGGCTGTTCAAGCTGCCGGTGAAGACGATGATCTACCCGGAGCCGGGGTTCGAGCACCAGCAGCGGCAGGGGGACACGAGCTACGCGCAGATGTTCACGGACGTGGGGGTGTACTACACGCCGGCGTGCATCTTCCGCGGGGAGGAGTTCGACGGGGCGGAGTCGGTGAAGCGGCTGGAGCAGTGGCTGATCGAGAACCACAGCTACCAGCCGCAGTACGCGGTGACGGAGCTGAACGAGAAGGACTTCTGGCGCATGTTCGACGCGTCGCACTACGAGCACTGCCGGCACAAGTACGGCGCCGTGGGCACCTTCATGAGCGTCTACTACAAGAGCAAGAAGGGGCGCAAGTCCGAGAAGGAGGTgcaggaggccgaggccgccatCCTGGAGCCCGCCTACGCCGACGAGGCCTAG